DNA from Dermochelys coriacea isolate rDerCor1 chromosome 20, rDerCor1.pri.v4, whole genome shotgun sequence:
CTGTAACACTTGGTGTTGCTCCCCTGCACTGTCAcaggaggggacgggggggggatgGACACTGAGGTGGGGAAGCCCCAGTGACGCTgcaaggtggggctgggagcagggcagtgtTAGAGGGGAGGATATTGCTCCACAGGGTGTCTCTTCTCTTGCTGACTGTGACACTGGTTTATTCTCCTTCCAGGACAGCCTGGTGCCTACCCTGGAGCGGccttccctcccaaccccatGTACCCGCCTGGTTCCAATCCTGCCTACCCTCCTGCTGGGAACCCTGCCTTTCCCCCAGGCACAGCGCCCCCTGGCTCCTATCCCATCCCTCCAGCAGGGGTTCCAGGGCAGCCTGCATACCCCCCCGgccaccccattcaaccccctttccccagccagcagcctggctgcCCTCTGGGTCCCTATCCACCACCTGCTCCTGGCATGCCCGGGGGGATGGGTATTAACCCCCTGATGCCTGGGACTGTTGCCATCGGGACACGAGTGCTGGACAAGAAGGCGACGAAGAAGATGAAGAAGGCTCACAAGGTGCACAAGCCACACAAGCTGCCCAAGCATGGAAAGGTCAGTGGGTGCGAGGTGGGCGGGGGCGCATTCTGGCGTGGTGGTCAGAGATGTTAGCCAAAAgtgggccagctagtaagcttagggaggactaatgacccaccagagtttggcagaaagcagcacattTATTATACCAATAGCTAAGCTCAAAAAAGCCTCGCATACTCACGCTTCCAGGacaggcacagcactggagaggtcaggatccttcaaggtaagtgttcCACAGTGCAGCCATGGATGGTGCaatgaaggtaagtcttcccgaGGCACGATGGAACGCAACGCAGCGGACCACTGGCCAGGCGGTCCCCGGGAAGGGCCATCCCGGAAGGTACAAtcttgtgagtgcactcctgagcactggcctcttccccttttaaggaccttctcctcatggcctgcgactagagatgacttggccgcatctggttggtcacactccacctcgggcagtgtccatgcattgggtgtgtgatCGCTGCCTAATCAGAGTCCCAGAtaccttgtctacctgggagctcttctgatctagCAGCctattcatcccacaagcattccaggagggaggggtgggggaaaggtattcaaagagggagaggagacggggggggggggggaaacagaccTTTTGAGTAGCAAGTTATACACAGCATACAGATCACTGGTGCTCCTACAACAAGAGGTACTTGCTgagttgggggagggaaaggagaaggcTTGTGTGTTGGGGTTTTTCTCAGCACCTGTGCATGGgtcccccccgccctccatctGTTCAGCAATTTGTCCCTGCTGCCTGGTCCTCGCCAcgctcttcaaccagtgcaagcgattctgccggactcccagctcctggaagaaggccacGACGGTACTAGTGTACAAGAAGGGTGAGCAGgacgaccccagcaactggaggcccatctccctctgctccacaatgtacaagctctatgccagctgcctggcatCGAGGATCACTGAGTGGTCAGTGagtgggggagccatcagctccacccagaaaggcttcatgtcctgtgagggctgctatgaacacaactttgtcctccaaaccaccattgAAACGGCCAGAAGGGCGCGGAGGCAGTGCACAGTAGCATGGCtcgacctggctaatgcctttgggtccatgccccaccaccacatctttgccatgctccaggagtttgggatgccagagaacttcctccgtgTGATCCGAGAGGTGTATGAGGGATGCAGCACAACCATTTGCTCGGTTGAAGGGGAGACCGCTCCGGATCGGGATCTCAGCGGAGTTAAACAGgactgtcccctcagccccatcatctttaaccttgccatggagccgttgctgcgagcgatctccaatgacacagatggcttcaacctccacggtGAGAGGGTGAGCGTCCTGGCTTATGCaaatgacctggtcctgaccgcagacgacccagagaacctccaacgtatgctagatgccaccagtcgagctgccgattggatggggctccgcttcaatgcaaagaagtgcgcatctctccacatcgacggcagcaaaagggactcggtgcaggcgacagggttccagatccagggcaagcccatcatccccctggcagaggggcaggcatacCGGCACATCGGCACGCTGACGGGTTTCTGTGTCTTGCAGACtcccgaggacaccatccaggagatcttacaggatgccgccaagattgacgcctccctgctagcaccgtggcagaagataaacgccctgaacaccttcctgatcccccgcatctctttcgtcctaaggggatccgccgtggtgaaggtacccctcaacaaggcagacaagatcgtccggcagctggtgaagaagtggctgtttcttccccagagagccagcaacgagctggtttatatcgcccacaggcatggcggtgcctGTGTCCCctgcatgggtgacctgtgtgacattgtggtgatcacccacgccttccgcctgctgaTGTGTCCCGATGCCATGGTAAGGAACGtcgcagcaaacgccctccatgacacaacaaagaagtggatcggcagagccccctccaaccaagacaccaccagattcctgagcggttctctggatggcgaatttaataataggttataatggctgtagaatgactgtgcctaatagggtacaaaatgtgagcgaggccaaacagcaaaaattaagatgtttatacaccaatgcgaggagtctaggtaacaaaatggaggaactagagctactggtgcaggaagtgaaaccagatattatagggataacagaaacatggtggaatagtagtcatgactggactacaggtattgaagggtatgtgctgtttaggaaagacagaaacaaaggtaaagggggtggagtagcattgtatatcaacgatgagttagaatgtaaagaaataagaagcaatgcaatggataagacagagtctgtctgggcaaaaattacattggggaagaaaactagtaaagcctctcctatgatagtgcttggggtgtgctatagacctccgggatctaatttggttatggatagagccctttttgatgtctttaataaagtaaatactaatggaaactgcgtgatcatgggagactttaacttcccagatatagactggaggaccagtgctagtaataataatagggctcagattttcctagatgcgatagctgatggattccttcaacaagtagttgctgaaccgactagaggggatgccattttagatttaattttggtgagtagcgaggacctcatagaagaaatggttgtaggggacaatcttggctcaagtgatcatgagctaattcagttcaaactaaatggaaggattaacaaaaataaatctgcaactagggtttttgattgatttcaaaagggctgactttcaaaaattaaggcaattggttagggaagtggattggactgaagaacttatggatctaaaggcagttgaggcctgggattactttaaatcaaaactgcagaagctatcggaagcctgtatcccaagaaaggggaaaaaattcataggaaggagttgtagaccaagctggatgagcaagcatcttagagaggtgattatgaagaagcagaaagcatacagggagtggaagatgggagggatcagcaaggaaacctacctaattgaggtcagaacatgtagggataaagtcagagaggctaaaagtcgagtagagttggaccttgcaaagggaattaaaaccaatagtaaaaggttctatagccatataaataagaagaaaactaagaaggaagaagtggggccgcttaacactgaggatggagcggaggttaaagataatctaggcatggcccaatatctaaacaaatactttgcctcagtctttaataaggctaaagaggatcttggggataatggtagcatgacaaatgggaaggaggatatagaggtagatattaccatatcggaggtagaagcgaaactgaaacagcttaatgggactaaatcggggggcccagataatcttcatccaagaatattaaaggaattggcacctgaaattgcaagcccattagcaagaatttttaatgaatctgtaaactcaggaatagtaccgaatgattggagaattgctaatatagttcctatttttaagaaagggaaaaaaagtgatccaggtaactacaggccagttagtttgacatctgtagtatgcaaggtcctggaaaaaattttgaaggagaaattagttaaggacattgaagtcaatggtaaatgggacaaaatacaacatggttttacaaaaggtagatcgtgccaaaccaatctaatctccttttttgaaaaagtaacagattttttagataaaggaaatgcagtggatctaatttacctagatttcagtaaggcatttgataccgtgccacatggggaattattagttaaattggagaagatggggatcaatatgaacatcagaaggtggataaggaattggttacagggagactgcaacgggtcctactgaaaggcgaactgtcaggttggagggaggttaccagtggagttcctcagggatcggttttgggaccaatcttatttaatctttttgttactgaccttggcacaaaaagtgggagtgtgctaataaagtttgcagatgatacaaagctgggaggtattgccaattcggagaaggatcgggatattatacaggaggatctggatgaccttgtaaactggagtaatagtaataggatgaaatttaatagtgagaagtgtaaggttatgcatttagggattaataacaagaattttagttataagctggggacgcatcaattagaagtaacggaagaggagaaggaccttggagtattggttgatcataggatgactatgagctgccaatgtgatatggctgtgaaaaaagctaatgcggttttgggatgcatcaggagaggcatttccagtagggataaggaggttttagtaccgttatacaaggcactggtgagacctcacctagaatactgtgtgcagttctggtctcccatgtttaaaaaggatgaattcaaactggagcaggtacagagaagggctactaggatgatccgaggaatggaaaacttgtcttatgaaaggagacttaaggagcttggcttgtttagcctaactaaaagaaggttaaggggagatatgattgctctctataaatatatcagagggataaatataggagagggagaggaattatttaagctcagcaccaatgtggacacaagaacaaatgggtataaactggccaccaggaagtttagacttgaaatcagacgaaggtttctaaccatcagaggagtgaagttttggaataaccttccaagggaagcagtgggggcaaaagatctatctggttttaagattctactcgataagtttatggaggagatggtatgatgggataatgggattttggtaagtaattgatctttaaatattcagggtaaataggccaaatcccctgagatgggatattagatggatgggatctgagttactatagaaaattctttcctgggtatctggctggtgaatcttgcccatatgctcagggtttagctgattgccatatttggggtcgggaaggaattttcctccagggcagattggagaggccctggaggtttttcgccttcctctgtagcatggggcatggttgactggagggaggcttctctgctccttgaagttttgaaccgtgatttgaggacttcaatagctcagacatgggtgaggtttttcataggagtggtgggtgacattctgtggcctgcgctgtgcaggaggtcggactagatgatcagagtggtcccttctgaccttagtatctatgaatctatgaatttggaCGGGACAGTGGCAACATCGCTTCGCTGTGGTCCCGCACTCACAATGCCACGtgtcgcctggggaagcgcatcggctgcagctgggagtggcacaaggagcgccaggagctgggagtcctggtgccgcagatcagatccgacgacaacaccatcgtcaccccgagtGCCAGGGGCATGTTGGAGAGGACCCTGTAGGCGGCCATCCActcgttgtacatggaaaccctgaagcgtaaaccgtACCAGGGTAAAGTCTTTGAACTTatcagcaagtgggacgccagcaaccacttcctcgccgggggcagcttcacccgtttcgccgaCTGGTGGTTCATCCACCGTGCCTGGGTCAACTGCTTCCCACTCAACAGAGCCGTCcaccacgggaaccgagacaagcgttgcaggaagtgtggctactccgagaccctgccccacgtcctgtgcagctgcaagccccactccagagcctggcagctgcgtcgcaacgccatccagaactgcctggtgaaagccatcacacTGTGCCTGAGGGATGTCGCTGTGAACTCCTCCATCCCTGGGACAGACAGCCAGTTGTGACCTGACGTGGTAGCcaccgacgaggaccagaaaaagatcatcctcatcgacatcatggtctccttcgagaacaggaccccggccttccatgaatcccgagctcgtaagctggaaaaatatgccTCCCTGGCAGACActctgagagcgaagggctacgaggtgcagacgGATGCCCTGATTGCAAcaagcgtgtgctgcggacctgcaggATCGGTCGATGGTATGCACGGCTCATGcagcgcctcatggtctcagacacaatcTGATGGtacagggacatctacatcgaacgcATCACCGGCCACGGACAGTACCaagaggtgtgagccggtacaacatcgtgcatcaactatgggaaagggactgagacttttttttttttcattggaccatatgaactggaaccataaactcactgaactcACTCACtgaaatcccaccaaatgagggtagatccatcctcatatCGTATCCGCTcgttatactccacacctgaacatagccactatatggacaacatacccccatatctcaatgtctgtactttgatccattaaacttttacccccaatggGGGAGATTGCAGagtatgtattccttatgccacccgctcctaaactgaacttcacaccccttgataatctgtaccttattccctgataaccagaaacttctatgcctacactctgtaccgttttctttttacttcaacattatcttaataaaattattaaatctgtcaCTGAACTGTGCCAGGGAGGGCAGCTGGCTCGCTCAGGGCTTGGGACGGGGACCCTTCCACCTCCTGGATGGTGGTTTGAGTGCAGCCAGTGCCACTGGTTCCTCATTACAAGtctggagtagggtgaccagatagcaactgaaaaaacgggatgggggtggggggtaataggctcctatataagaaaaagtccccccaaatgggactgtccctttaaaaatgggacatctggtcaccctagtctggAGGGTCTTGGCTTAGTTCCTAGTCTCCATGGTTAAGACAACCCCCCACTttacagtgtggggagggggcaatgCAGTTAGTGGAACTCCTCTGGGCATGGCAGGGGAGCCCCTGTGATACaggtgtgtggcaggggtgggtgTTGGTGCACGGGGTTGGCAGTAGACCCAAGACCTCCCCGCCAACTGCACAAACCCTGtgacatgggggtggggtggcagtgGTTGGTGGGATGGGTAGGGGGTCCCCTGTGGGGGCTGAGCCCTGCTTCCATGGGCAGCAGCTCAGGACCCTGTTACCCCCTCTTTTCTACTCCCAGCCATTCACTTGCCAACAGCCTGTCAACCCCCTGGGCTGAGGTCCAAGCCTCATGatttctctcccctttcctgcAGCATTCGTCAtcgtcatcctcctcctcctccagcagcagcagtgactgACTGAGGCTTCCCTCCGCCTTCCAGCCACGCATGCTTCCTGCCGCCGACCAGACAGTGATCTTCCCCAGCTACAACCAAGCCACTGGCTGACTGGACTGGTGCCAGCCACCTCCCTAACAGCCTATATAAACAGGGCTAGGGACAGAGGCTAAAATCCCCAGGAAAGACAGTggcacagagcagggagcccCGGAGAGCCATTCGCTAATCTGGATGTCACTGATCCGGTGATGGAGGGCACTGGTGTAATCAGAGGTGTAACCTTATCATTAAAAGCAGGTGCACTGGGGGCCAGGTGTTAAAATGCAGGAGCCCTGGAGCAATATTGCAGGTGGGACTCTGAGCTTTCATGACaagtcccttctggacttaaaaatTGGAGTCTCCTGACTCACAGCCTACGCTCTGTTCATGATGCAATGGCAGAATAAGCCCTCGCAAATCAAGGCATCTGCACCAGCCGCTCCCTTCAATCCTTGATATCCTGGCTTGTTCTGGCCTGCAGAAATCTGGGGATGTtgctgactggctgggaggcaggtTTGTTTTCAAGGGCATAAGGAAGTTGGGCATCTAAATGACTTTGGAGAAATCTACCCCCAGTTGTCCCTTTTCTGGTGGGATGTTCCTTTTGGGGCTGAGGGAggaggtagtgtgtgtgtgtgtgtgtgtgtgtgtgtgtgtgtgtgtgtgtatatg
Protein-coding regions in this window:
- the PRR13 gene encoding proline-rich protein 13 gives rise to the protein RTAGPASAGRPGPAPANGAGRAGRGHQRFQEAGGAELGSSGAEPPGAKVTGHFSSLTMWNPNAGQPGAYPGAAFPPNPMYPPGSNPAYPPAGNPAFPPGTAPPGSYPIPPAGVPGQPAYPPGHPIQPPFPSQQPGCPLGPYPPPAPGMPGGMGINPLMPGTVAIGTRVLDKKATKKMKKAHKVHKPHKLPKHGKHSSSSSSSSSSSSSD